The Acidobacteriota bacterium genome segment GCCCGGCGCGACGTCCAGACCGGGCCGGGCCATCGAGATCGCCAGGACGGCCGCGGCCAGCCCCACGATGACCGTATCGCCGGCGAACGAGAAAAAGCAGGCGGCCAGGGGGACGAGCCGCATCCAGGGATAGCGTCGCGCCGGAAGCCAGGCCAGGCCGGCCGCCGCCGCGCCGATGAGCAGGCCGGCGATCCGGATCGCGACGCGCCGCGGATCGGGCGCCGCGACCACCCCGGCCAACCCGCCCAGGACGACGAGCATCGGCGTTTCGGCGACGATGACCGAGAGAACGGTGGACAAGCGCCGCATCCCGGCCCGGGCCGGAAGGGAGCGGGCCCAGCCGCCGCTGCCCGCCGCTATCCGCGGCACGACGATCCGGGCCAGCCCCAAAAGAAGGACCGATCCGGCCAGGCCGGACTCCACCGGGCTGCCGTCGACGAAGAGGATCCTGGCCAGTTCCAGGCTGAACTCGGGCCGGAGGATGTAATAGAGAAAGAGACAAACGGCCAGCACCGGGGCCAGGACGCGCAGGGCCAGCCGGGCCCCGACCCGGAGATGGAAGAGGAACAAGGCCGGCTCGGGCTTCATCTGCGGCTTATTATACCGTATAAAGCCGGAACCGGGCAGCCGGGATGTGCCGCCGGCGCCGGTCGCCCCTTTATTCGGCCAGCATGGCCGCCAGCCTGTCGAAGGACTCGTTCCAGCCCCGCCGGGCGCCCTCCATGTCCCGGCCGGGCGGCAGGCCGGCGTGCTTGAGGGTCAACCTGGTCTTCCCGGCGTCTTCCTCGAAGATCACGGTCATGAGCATCTCGAGAGGGAAATCGTCGCTCAGGCCGTAATGGGACGCGGGGACGACATTGCCCTTATCGTCGGCGAAGCTGTCGGTGGCCACCAGCCGCTGGAGGGGGACGATCTCTCGGAAAAATCCCGTGCTCCAGGTCTCCTTGCCCTCCGGGGAGCGCAGGCAGTAGAGGTACGAGCCGCCGACGCGCAGGGAGACGCGGGCGACGGGCGCGGCGTATCCTTTGGGCCCCCACCAGCGGGCGATGAGGTCGGGGGTCGTCCAGGCCATCCAGACCTTCTGGAGGGCCGCGTCCAATTCCCGCTCGATCGTCAGGATCGAGCCGGGGGAAGGCGTCGCCAGGGCCTCGCGCTTCTTATCGTTCATGGGATCCTCCGTCCGAATAAAATCCTTCTCGGCCATCGGACATGCGGGAAACTTGCCAAGTGCCGCGGTTCGGACGGGAAAAAGACCTTCGCCTGAAAAGACCGACCAGGGACCGCGGAAGAGAGGGGCCTGGCGGCTGCGCCAATCCCGCGGCGTGGGACGCTTTTCCTGCCGGGACGGAACGGCGGCCGGCTCAGGGCCGCTTGGCCGGGACGTGCCGGTCCTCGACGCGTCGCGTGTAGCCGGCCCGGTCGAAGTGCTCGAGGATGGCTTGGGCGTACTTGCGGGACAGGTCCAGACGGTCGCGGAGCTCGGCGATGGTGACGCTGCCGCGGCGTTCGATCAGGCCGGCGACCGCGGCCCGGGCCGCCTCGAGCGCCTCCCGGTGATAGACCACCTTGGGCGCCAGGCGGACGAGATCCCCGGAGCGAAGGAGGGAGTTCAGGACACGGTTGAAGGCCGACGGGTTCAGGCCGAGCCGGGTCCGTACCTCCTCCTCGGGCGGGGCGGAGAAGCGGGCCGCTCTGTAGGCGCCTTCGATCCGGGCCCGGAGCGCGGCCTCGACCGGGTCGGTCCGGGCCTCGCGGCCGGCCAGGCCGATCTCCGCGCCCTGGCGGACGAGAACGCCGCCGGCGACGAGGGAGTCGAGGACGAGCTTGAGCGTGGCCGCGTCGCCCGTCTGGAGGAAAGCCGCCCTCAGGTCCGAATAGGGCATGGCCGGGCGGGAGGGGTTCTTCTCGAAATAGCCGCGGACCGCGGCCGCGAGCCCGTCGGCGAGGCGGTCGAAGGACGACTTGTGGAGGAAGCGGACGGGAGCTTCGCCGGGCAGGGCGACCAGCCGGCCTTCGGCGGCGAGGGCGGCGACGGCCTCGGCGACCTCGGGCTCGGCCCGGCCGAGCTTGAGGGCGATATCGGCGGCGGCGCATGGCCGGGCGCCCGCCTGGACGAACATCTGGTCCACGGCCTCGCGGGACGTTCCGCCCAGCTTCTCGAGGCCCTCGAGGACGCTGCCGCTGAAGCGCTTGTGCTTCTCCGGCGCGGCGTCCAGGACCTGGCCGCCGCCGATCGTCACGACGGGGGAGAAGGACCGGATGACGAAGCGGTCGCCGGGCAGGGCGACGGTCGGGCGCTCGAGGACGAGCTGGACGGGGGCCGACGCGCCCGGGGCGATCGTCCGGCCGCCGATGACGGCCAGGCGGGCCATGACCTCGTCCGTGCCGACATGGAGGCGGACCCGGTCGCGGTGCTTGATCTCGCGCGGCGCATCCGGCAGGACGTCGAGGCGGGCGTCGAGGCGCGAGGTCGGCGCCAGCGAGCCGACGGCGGCGGCCAGCTGGCCGCGGCGCAGGTCCTCCTTGGCGAGATCCTGGAGGTTGAGCGCGGTGCGGCGGCCGAGGCCCGAGCAGTCGGCCTTCGAGCCGTGGACCTGGACGCCGCGGACGCGCGTCTCGAGCCCCTCGGGATAGACGGCGATGCGGTCGCCGGCACCGACCGTCCCGCCGAGGATGGTCCCGGCCACGACCGTGCCGAAGCCGTGGACCGTGAAGACGCGGTCGATGGGCATGCGGAAGATGCCGTTGTCGGGGCGCGGCGGGACGCGGCCGCCGATGGCCTGGAGGGCGGCCTTCAGCCCGGCGACGCCCGCGCCGGTCAGCGCCGAGACCGGCAGGATGGGGGCCTCGGCCAGGAACGAGCCGGCGACGAAGGCGCGGACCGCGGCGGTCACCTCGGCCAGCCGGGCCTCGTCGACGAGATCGCACTTGGTCAGGGCGACGAGGCCGAGCCTGACGTCGAGGAGCCGGAGGATGTCGAAGTGCTCGCGGGTCTGGACGGCGATGCCCTCGTCGGCGGCCACCACGAGGAGGGCGGCGTCGATGTGGCTGGCGCCGGCGGCCATGGTCTTGACGAACTTCTCGTGGCCGGGGACGTCGATGAAGACGATCTGCTTCGGGTAGGCCGGGTCGTCGAGGAAGACGAAGCCGAGCTCGATGGTCATGCCCCGGGCCTTCTCCTCGGGCAGGGTGTCGGGGTCGATCCCGGTCAGGGCCTTGACCAGGGCGCTCTTGCCATGGTCGATGTGGCCGGCGGTGCCGATGATGACGTGGTCGAGGCCGGGCATGATCAGGCCGAAAGGACGATGCGGGCCGGGCCCTTGCGGACGACGCGGCCGATGACCGCGGCGGCGGGGGCGCCGCCGGCGCGGAGGGCGGCGACGAGGGCCGCGGCCCGGGACTTGCGGACGGCGATGAGCAGGCCGCCGGAGGTCTGGGGATCGTAGAGCAGCGTCTCGAGGTCTTCGCCGGGCCGGTTGGCGCCCCCGGCCCGCCGGACGAAGCGGCCGGCGTACTCGCGGTTGCGCTCGACCGCGCCGGAGACGACGCCGTCGCGGATGAGGTCGAGGACGCCGGGGAAGACGGGGATGGCCGAGGCGTCGACGGCGATCTCGACGCCGCTCTGGGCGGCCATCTCGGCCAGGTGGCCGGCCAGGCCGAAGCCGGTGATGTCGGTGGCCGTGGTGACGCCGAACCCGGGCATCAGCTCGGCGGCGGCCCGGTTGAGGGCGCGCATGGACAGCTCGGCGGCGGCCAGGCCGTCGGCCGGGGCCCGGCCGATCTGGCGGGCGAAGCTCAGCGTGCCCGTGCCGATGGGCTTGGTCAGGACGAGGATGTCGCCGGGACGGGCCTTGGCGTTGACGGTCATGCGCCGGGGATCGACGACGCCGGTCACGGCGAAGCCGAGCTTGATCTCGCGGTCCTTGAGGCTGTGGCCGCCGAGGAGGACCACGCCGGCCTCGCGCAGCTTGGCCACGCCGCCCTGGAGCATGCGGTTCATGATCCGGGGCGAGAGCGTCTCGACGGGGAAGGCCATGATCGAGAGCGCGGTCAGGGGCCGGCCGCCCATGGCGTAGATGTCGCTGACCGAGTTGGCCGCGGCGATCTCGCCGAAGGCGTAGGGATCGTCGACGACGGGCGTGAAGACGTCGACGGACTGGACGAGGGCGGTGCGGGGCGTGAGCCGGTAGACGCCGGCGTCGTCGCAGGTCTCGGAGGAGACGAGGACGCGCGGGTCGCAGAGGCGCGGCAGGCCGGACAGGGCCCGCTTGAGGTCCTCCTGGCCGATCTTCGAGGCGCAGCCGGCGTTCTCGACCAGGGTGGTCAGGGCGACGTCGCCGGGGGCGTCCTCCAGGCGCTCGCCGGCGCAGAGGCAGACGTTGCGCCGCTTGAAGAGATCGCAGGGGCAGGGGTCTTTGGGATTGCAGATGCAGTGGCCGAGCCGGATGGACCGGGCCATGATCCGCTTCCGCCGGGCGAAGAAGCGCGACTGCCGCCGCGGCGGCTCGCCGGCGGGGGACCGGCCCCCGGCCGCTTCGCCGCGCTTGCTCATTTCAGGGCCTCCCGGATGGCCCGTTCGACGATCTCCTCCTCGCCCGGCTGGATCGTCCGGAGATCGAACAGGACGGCATCCTTGTGGATGCGGGCGAAGACGGCCGGCGCGCCGAAGCGGAGGCGGCGGGCCAGCTCCTCGGGGGCGACGGCATTCGAGCGCACGGCCAGGACTTTAGACGGCAGCGTTTCGGCCGGGACCGCGCCGCTGCCGACCTCCGAGGCGCCGTCCTCGACGGCCAGCCCGGCCGAAGCGGGGAGGGCCCGGCGGAGCGAGTCGGCCAGCTTCGCGGCCCTGCGGCCCAGCTCGTCGGGCGTCAGGGCGAGCATCCGGTAGATGGGATGGGCCTCTTCGAGCTTGTCGGGGGCGAGGAAGAGCTTGAGCGTGGCCTCGAGCGCGGCCAGAGTGAGCTTGCCGCAGCGGAAGGCCCGGGCCAGGGGGTTCTTGCGGATCCGGGCGATACAGGCGCTCTTGCCGGCGATGAGCCCGCTCTGGGGGCCGCCGATGAGCTTGTCACCGCTGAAGCAGACGACGTCGGCGCCGGCCGCGATGCTGGCCTGGACGAGGGGTTCGGCGGCCAGGCCGTAGCGGGCCAGGTCGACGAAAGCGCCGCTGCCGAGATCGTCGACGACCGGGACGCCGCGGGCCCGCCCGAGCGCGGCGAGGTCCTCGATCGGCGGCTCCCCGGCGAAGCCGACGATGCGGTAATTGCTGTGGTGGACGCGCAGGATGGCGCCGGTGGACTCGCCGATGGCCGCCTCGTAATCGGCCAGGTGGGTCTTGTTTGTGGCGCCGACCTCGCGGAGGACGGCCCCGCTCATGGCCATGACCTCGGGCATGCGGAAGGAGCCGCCGATCTCGACGAGCTGGCCGCGGGAGACGATGACCTCTTTGCCGCGGGCGAGGGTGTTGAGGATGAGGACGGTCGCGGCGGCGTTGTTGTTGGCGACGGTCGCGGCCTCGGCCCCGGCCAGCTCGCGCAGGAGCCCCTCGACGTGCCGGTCGCGGGGCACGCGCTTGCCCGAGTCGAGGTCGAGGGCCAGGGTCGAGTAGCCGGAGGCGACCGCGGCCAGGGCCCGGCCCGCGGCCGCGGGCAGGACGGCCCGGCCGAGACCGGAATGCATGATGACGCCCGTGGCGTTGACCGCCGGGGCGAGCGAGGGGGAGAACATGCGCTCGAGCCGGGCCAGGAGGCGTTCGGCCAGGGCCGCGGCGGAGACGTCGGGGTCGGCTGCGGCCGCGATCGCGCGCCGGACGGAGCCGAGCTCGTCGCGGGCCGCGGCCACGACGGCCTCGCGGCCGAAGCGGTCGAGGAGCGGGACGGCGGCGGGGTCGGCGATCAGGGCGTCGAGGGAGGGGATGCGGCGGAAGGCCGTGTTCCTGTTCGCGTCCGTCATCGCGTGCCGTCCCGGAGCCGCCTATTTCGTGAGGGAGCTGAAGCGGAGCTTGTCGAAGATCTCGGGATGAAGGTCGGTGCCAGCGCCGGACGTCACGACCGGCACCGCGATCTCGAACGGCACTTCCCTCGGGGGCAGGCAGGAGGCGTCGTTGCAGGCCTGGTAGCTCAGCGCGCCCTTGAGCGTGCGCGGCCCCGCGGCCAGCCCGCTTTTGGCCTTGAGGAGCGCGCCCAGCACGACCTGACCCTCGTAAACGACGAGCTCGGCCTCCGAATAGGAGAAGCGGGCCCGCCGGCCCTTGGGATAGGCGATCTCGACGACCTCGAAGTCCGGGTTGTCGGCGATGGCCAGGGCGGTCGGGATCATGAATTCGTCGAGCGGGGAGTTGTCGTTGATGTGGTAGCCCGCCTGGACGTTGAGGATGAGCGCGGCCTTGAAGGTCTCGCCGGGGCGCACGGCGTCCCGGGACAAGCAGCCCTTGACCTGGACGATCTGCGGTTCGTCCTGGGCCAGGACCCGGCCCGGCGAAAGGGTGAACGCTGCCGCCAAGACGAGCAAACCCACCGGGCTGAATCTCACGCGCATCTTGGTTTTCCTTATTGTCCGATCTCGCCGTCAATTAGAGACGTTCGAGCCGCTTTTGTCAACACGCCGGGCCGGTCCATTCCGCTAAGGTCCCTTCCACAAAGGGCAGGAGCTTCCCCGGATCGTCATTTCCGGCGAATGCCGCCGGTGGCGCCCTGGACGCCCTCCTCGAACGGCTCGGTCAGAATAGGAACGACCCAGCCCTCGGGGCTTTCCTTGAAGGTCTCGATGTCCTCGCTCACCGCCAGCGGGTGCTTCAGCGCGTTGAACCGGCCGTCGATGTAGGCCCCGATGCTCTCCGTCTTCGGCATGGGGAAGGCGATCCAGGCGCTCCGGTCGTAATAGACGCTCCCGCCCTTGACCGGCAGCATCCGGGTCTGGTTGTTCGTGGCGAACGAATAGACGTAGCCGCGCGACACGTAGAACCAGGGCCCGTTCTGGATGTAGATGAACGGCTGCTCGAGCGAGGCCGGGCCGCCGTTGAGGTTGGGCGTGGCCATGTCCAGGTAGAGCGAGGCGAACCCGACGCCCTTGGCCTCGTCGAAGAAGCTGACCCAGGGCGTGTCCGGCCGCAGGACGGCGGCATGGTCCGGGTGCATCTTCGACGCGAGCAGGTCCAGCACCTCGGTCTTGCCGTCGCGCTTGAACGCGGCCTTGGTGAAGACGGCCTTGTTGAACACGGCCTCGGCGTTGCGCACGGCCATGACGAACGTGTCCCGGTTCATCGTCAGGATGGACTCGACCAGGACCGCCGGCGACCCCGCGTAGAAGCGGTAGCGGATGCCGATGTCGACGCCCTCCGGCTGCGGCAGCTTGCCCTTGAGGTTGAGCGAGTAGAAGACCGGCCCGCCCGTCACTTCCGCCGCCTCCGGGTCCGTCCAGTCGGAGCTGTGGTACCAGGCGTGGGGCGGCGCGTAGACGTCGGGGTTCCAGTGGATGGCGCCGTTGGTCTCGAGCTTGTGCTCGAGCTTGATCCCGGTCGATCTCTCGACGATCTCGTAGATGACCCCGCTTTTCTCCTGAAGCGCGATCTTGTAGAAGGCGTTCTCGATCGTCCGGCCCAGCCCCCGGCCCGTGGTCACGACCAGGTCGGTCTGGTAGGCCGGCTTCGGCGCCCCGGGGTTGTTATAGAAAACGATATAGGTCGCCTTCGTCCCGGCCTTGATGTCCGCCAGGAAGGCCAGGCTGAACGAGGTCGTCGGGTGATAGCGGACCACCGGCTGGCCGGTCTTGGCGTCCCTCTCCACGGCGCCCAGGACCTTCGGGTCGTTCCAGGTGACGACGTCGTAAACCTGGCTGGGGATCTCCCGATAGGTCACGTCGCCGCCCCGCCTCTCCGCCCGCACCACGCGGATCTCGTCGGGCGAGGCGAAATAATCGGCCAGGATGCCCAGCGTGGCGTGCACGGGATAGGCCGTCCGGTCGTATCCCTGTTCCTCGGAGACGACGAGCGCCAGGTAGTTCTTCCAGGCCGGGTCCCAGTAGCCTTTCCCGGCCGGCGCCGCCCCCGACGCCGCGACCACCCGGATCTCTCCCGACCTCGGCTCGACCAGGTCCACCTTCATCTCCGCGGCGGCCCTCGGCGTCCAGGCGTGCCGGGCCTTGACCTGGAAGCCGACCTTCCCGCCGGCGGCCTTGACGCCGTGCCTGTCGATCTCGCGCCCGTCCTGGTACACGAGGAAGTCCCGGACCCGCGTCCCGTCGACCGTGACCTTGTCGACGCTCCAGGCCGCGCCTGCCTCGACGCCGGCCGGGAGCTCGGCCAGCTCGAGCGCCCCCCTGACGAAGTACCAGGGCTCGCCGTCGACCGGGTAGCCGAACGACGTCGCGCCGGCCGCGATGTTGTCCGCCGCCGCCGCGGCGAGCCGGCCTGCGCCCTCCGGCCCCGTCGCCGCGCTCTGCGGGCCCTTGCCGCAGCTCGCCGCCCCGAAGGCGGATAAAATAACTAGGAGGGCGAATAGGAGCGTCCCGGTTCTTTCCGTCAACTTCATTTTCATTCCTCCCAAAAGGGTTCTTCTCCCGATCCGGGAAGATCCGTCTCTCCCGCCCGGCCCAGGCTCCGTCGCCTCCAACGGCGGCCCGCCTCCGCCGCGGGAGGGAGCCCTAAAACCGGAGAAGAACCCGATAAAGGTCCCGTCGCCCGCCTGGGCTTTATTTCCCGCGGGGGATGGCGTAGACGGGCACGTCGCTGTGGGCGATGACCTTTTCGGTGGTGCTGCCCAGGAAGAACCGCGACAGCTTCTTCACGGTCGTCGACATGACGATGAGCTCGTAGCCCTTCGTCCCGGCGTATTCGACGATGCCCTCCCAGCCGTGCACGGCCTTGACCACGTCCTCGCCGATCTCGACGGCCTTCTGCTCCCTCTTCTTGCGGGCCTGGAGCTTCTTGAGCACGGCGTTGAACATCTCGTCGGTCAGCCGGAAGTCGTGGCCGAAGAGCTCGAGCACGTAGACGAACATCAGGCTGGCGCCGAGCGCCTTGGCCAGCCGCCAGGCGTGGTCGCGCTCGATGTCCTCGGCGGCCGAGAAATCGGTCGGAACGAGGATCTTCTTGATGGCCTCGGGCCTGGCCGCGGTCCCCTTGGTCACCAGGACGGGCACGCGGGAGCCCCGCAGGATACGGTTGGCGACCCCGCCGATGAGGTTCTGCCCGCCGCCCGAGCCGCCCTTGCGGCCGATGACGATGAGGTCGGCGCCTTCCTTCTTGGCCGTCCGGAGCACGGTCTTGGCCGCCGTGCCCTCGGTGACGACGATCTTTGCAGGGCAGATGTGCTCGGCCTCGCACAGCCGCTCGATCCGGGTCCTGGCCTCGGCCTTGTTGAGCTCGATCTGTTTGAGGAGCTCGGCCTCCGCCTCCGGCCAGGTCTCATAAAGGGCGGGCGCGAAGTCGGGCACGACGTGCAGGGCCGTCAGCTTGGCCTTGAACGTCCTGGCGAAGAAATCGGCGTAGGCCAGGGCTTCCTTCGACTCGGCCGAGAAGTCCGTGGCCCAGAGGACATGCTTGATCGATCGGATCATGGGTTCCCTCCTTGACGATCTCAGTATTTCTGCCAGTCCGGCTTGTGTTCGTTGACCCAGATATAATAGTCGGCCATCTTCAGCTGGCTCGCGGCCTCCCTGTCGAGGACGAGGATAGCCCTCGGGTGCATCTGGAGGATCGAGCCGGGGACCATGGCCGTGACGGGCCCCTCGACCGCCTGGGAGATCGCCCGGGCCTTCTTCTTGCCGAAGCCCAGGAGCAGGCACAGGCGGCTGTCCATGATCGTCCCCAGCCCCATGGTTATGACGTGGTTCGGCACGGCCTCCTCGCCCCCGAAGTCGGCCGCCGCGTCGGCCCGGGTCTGTTCGGTCAGGGTCTTGATCCGGGTCCGCGACGACAGCGACGAGGACGGCTCGTTGAAGCCGATGTGGCCGTTCGTGCCGATGCCCAGGACCTGGACGTCGATGCCGCCGGCCGAGCGGATGGCCTGCTCGTACTTGCGGCAGGCCGCGGGGATATCGGAGGTCATGCCGTCGGGGATGTTGATGCGGTCCTTGGGCATGTTGATGCTGCTGAACAGGTGGGCCCACATGTAGCTGTGGTACGACAGCGGGTGGGCCGGCGGGATGCCGACGTACTCGTCGAGATTGAAGCTGGTCACGCCGCCGAAGTCGAGCCCGTCCTCACGGTGCATGCGCACGAGGTTGCGGTAGAGCTGCAGCGGGGTGTTGCCGGTGGCCAGGCCGAGCACGGCGTGGGGCTTCTCCCGGACGATGCGGGCGACGATGCGGGCCGCGATCTCGCTGGCCTGCATGCTGTCGGGCTGGATGATGATCTCCATGGGCGTTCTCCTTCGCCTAGCGCTTGACGATCCAGTACTTCCGGACCTTCTCCTCGACGCTGGCCCGGAACCGGTCGACGTGGCCGAGGACGTAGCGGCCGACGTCCATGGCCGGGTCGAGGACGAGCGGCGTCAGGTCCATGGCGAACTGGAGCGCCTCGGCCTGGTCGGTGGCGTGCGACTGGAAAAAGACGGCGTTGGCCCGGCGCCGGCCGGGGGCGGCCAGGTCGTAGCGCTTGCCGCCCTCGACCTGGGAGTCGTAGACGCCGATGAGCCCGACCGCCAGGGCCTCGCGGCGGCCGACGTCGAGCGGGACCTTGTCCTCGTCGTCCAGCCAGTCGAGGTCGCGCCAGACCTCGCAGCCGTAGACCGTCGTCGGCCGCTCGTCGGGCTCGAGCTCGCGCAGCGCGGCCAGGACCGTGTAGGCGACGGCCACGTGGGTGTCGTGCTTGTCGGCCGGGTTGTGGGTGTAGACGACCTCGGGCCGGACGGCCTTGAGGATCTTGACCAGGTCGGCCTTCAGCCGGCCCGTGCCAACGTCCTTGGCCTCGGCGCTGGCGTAATTGAGCTGGACCAGGGCGCCGTAGTTGCCGAGGATGGCCGCCTTTTCCTGCTCCCGCCGCCGGAGCGCGGCCATTTCGGCGTCGCCG includes the following:
- a CDS encoding SRPBCC domain-containing protein is translated as MNDKKREALATPSPGSILTIERELDAALQKVWMAWTTPDLIARWWGPKGYAAPVARVSLRVGGSYLYCLRSPEGKETWSTGFFREIVPLQRLVATDSFADDKGNVVPASHYGLSDDFPLEMLMTVIFEEDAGKTRLTLKHAGLPPGRDMEGARRGWNESFDRLAAMLAE
- a CDS encoding protein-disulfide reductase DsbD domain-containing protein, which codes for MRVRFSPVGLLVLAAAFTLSPGRVLAQDEPQIVQVKGCLSRDAVRPGETFKAALILNVQAGYHINDNSPLDEFMIPTALAIADNPDFEVVEIAYPKGRRARFSYSEAELVVYEGQVVLGALLKAKSGLAAGPRTLKGALSYQACNDASCLPPREVPFEIAVPVVTSGAGTDLHPEIFDKLRFSSLTK
- the selB gene encoding selenocysteine-specific translation elongation factor, translated to MPGLDHVIIGTAGHIDHGKSALVKALTGIDPDTLPEEKARGMTIELGFVFLDDPAYPKQIVFIDVPGHEKFVKTMAAGASHIDAALLVVAADEGIAVQTREHFDILRLLDVRLGLVALTKCDLVDEARLAEVTAAVRAFVAGSFLAEAPILPVSALTGAGVAGLKAALQAIGGRVPPRPDNGIFRMPIDRVFTVHGFGTVVAGTILGGTVGAGDRIAVYPEGLETRVRGVQVHGSKADCSGLGRRTALNLQDLAKEDLRRGQLAAAVGSLAPTSRLDARLDVLPDAPREIKHRDRVRLHVGTDEVMARLAVIGGRTIAPGASAPVQLVLERPTVALPGDRFVIRSFSPVVTIGGGQVLDAAPEKHKRFSGSVLEGLEKLGGTSREAVDQMFVQAGARPCAAADIALKLGRAEPEVAEAVAALAAEGRLVALPGEAPVRFLHKSSFDRLADGLAAAVRGYFEKNPSRPAMPYSDLRAAFLQTGDAATLKLVLDSLVAGGVLVRQGAEIGLAGREARTDPVEAALRARIEGAYRAARFSAPPEEEVRTRLGLNPSAFNRVLNSLLRSGDLVRLAPKVVYHREALEAARAAVAGLIERRGSVTIAELRDRLDLSRKYAQAILEHFDRAGYTRRVEDRHVPAKRP
- the selD gene encoding selenide, water dikinase SelD, whose product is MSKRGEAAGGRSPAGEPPRRQSRFFARRKRIMARSIRLGHCICNPKDPCPCDLFKRRNVCLCAGERLEDAPGDVALTTLVENAGCASKIGQEDLKRALSGLPRLCDPRVLVSSETCDDAGVYRLTPRTALVQSVDVFTPVVDDPYAFGEIAAANSVSDIYAMGGRPLTALSIMAFPVETLSPRIMNRMLQGGVAKLREAGVVLLGGHSLKDREIKLGFAVTGVVDPRRMTVNAKARPGDILVLTKPIGTGTLSFARQIGRAPADGLAAAELSMRALNRAAAELMPGFGVTTATDITGFGLAGHLAEMAAQSGVEIAVDASAIPVFPGVLDLIRDGVVSGAVERNREYAGRFVRRAGGANRPGEDLETLLYDPQTSGGLLIAVRKSRAAALVAALRAGGAPAAAVIGRVVRKGPARIVLSA
- a CDS encoding universal stress protein; this translates as MIRSIKHVLWATDFSAESKEALAYADFFARTFKAKLTALHVVPDFAPALYETWPEAEAELLKQIELNKAEARTRIERLCEAEHICPAKIVVTEGTAAKTVLRTAKKEGADLIVIGRKGGSGGGQNLIGGVANRILRGSRVPVLVTKGTAARPEAIKKILVPTDFSAAEDIERDHAWRLAKALGASLMFVYVLELFGHDFRLTDEMFNAVLKKLQARKKREQKAVEIGEDVVKAVHGWEGIVEYAGTKGYELIVMSTTVKKLSRFFLGSTTEKVIAHSDVPVYAIPRGK
- the nagB gene encoding glucosamine-6-phosphate deaminase, yielding MEIIIQPDSMQASEIAARIVARIVREKPHAVLGLATGNTPLQLYRNLVRMHREDGLDFGGVTSFNLDEYVGIPPAHPLSYHSYMWAHLFSSINMPKDRINIPDGMTSDIPAACRKYEQAIRSAGGIDVQVLGIGTNGHIGFNEPSSSLSSRTRIKTLTEQTRADAAADFGGEEAVPNHVITMGLGTIMDSRLCLLLGFGKKKARAISQAVEGPVTAMVPGSILQMHPRAILVLDREAASQLKMADYYIWVNEHKPDWQKY
- the selA gene encoding L-seryl-tRNA(Sec) selenium transferase — its product is MTDANRNTAFRRIPSLDALIADPAAVPLLDRFGREAVVAAARDELGSVRRAIAAAADPDVSAAALAERLLARLERMFSPSLAPAVNATGVIMHSGLGRAVLPAAAGRALAAVASGYSTLALDLDSGKRVPRDRHVEGLLRELAGAEAATVANNNAAATVLILNTLARGKEVIVSRGQLVEIGGSFRMPEVMAMSGAVLREVGATNKTHLADYEAAIGESTGAILRVHHSNYRIVGFAGEPPIEDLAALGRARGVPVVDDLGSGAFVDLARYGLAAEPLVQASIAAGADVVCFSGDKLIGGPQSGLIAGKSACIARIRKNPLARAFRCGKLTLAALEATLKLFLAPDKLEEAHPIYRMLALTPDELGRRAAKLADSLRRALPASAGLAVEDGASEVGSGAVPAETLPSKVLAVRSNAVAPEELARRLRFGAPAVFARIHKDAVLFDLRTIQPGEEEIVERAIREALK
- a CDS encoding PIG-L family deacetylase; translation: MKFHKPDASVFIPDGLAVEDAFRRVTHLGIGAHQDDLEMMAFHGIQKCFSSNELWFGGVVSTNGAGSPRAGEYAACGDAEMAALRRREQEKAAILGNYGALVQLNYASAEAKDVGTGRLKADLVKILKAVRPEVVYTHNPADKHDTHVAVAYTVLAALRELEPDERPTTVYGCEVWRDLDWLDDEDKVPLDVGRREALAVGLIGVYDSQVEGGKRYDLAAPGRRRANAVFFQSHATDQAEALQFAMDLTPLVLDPAMDVGRYVLGHVDRFRASVEEKVRKYWIVKR